In Virgibacillus sp. NKC19-16, a single genomic region encodes these proteins:
- the atpA gene encoding F0F1 ATP synthase subunit alpha has protein sequence MSIKAEEISTLIKQQIENFDTDIEVTDVGTVIEVGDGIARAHGLDNVMAQELVEFSNGVMGLAQNLEESNVGIVILGPYTDIKEGDEVRRTGRIMQVPVGEDLLGRVVNPLGQAIDGKGPVATTGTRPIEGAAPSVMDRQEVSEPLQTGIKAIDALVPIGRGQRELIIGDRQTGKTTLAVDTIINQKDEDMYCVYVAIGQKESTVRSTVETFRRYGVLDKTIIVSAGASDPAPLLYLSPYAGTAMAEEFMYNGKHAVVVFDDLSKQAAAYRELSLLLRRPPGREAFPGDVFYIHSRLLERAAKLNDTLGGGSLTALPFVETQAGDISAYIPTNVISITDGQIFLQSDLFFSGVRPAINPGLSVSRVGGSAQIKAMKKVAGTLRLDLASFRELESFSQFGSDLDKSTLAKLGRGQRTVEILKQGLHKPLVVEKQVMIIYALTKGHIDDIPVEDITRFESEFHTWLDSNRQELLASIRETGQLPEASDMDGAVETFKKTFLPSNNES, from the coding sequence ATGAGCATCAAAGCTGAAGAAATCAGCACACTGATAAAACAGCAAATCGAAAATTTTGATACAGATATTGAAGTAACGGATGTTGGAACAGTTATTGAAGTCGGTGACGGTATCGCACGTGCGCATGGTTTAGATAATGTTATGGCCCAGGAACTGGTTGAATTTTCAAATGGTGTCATGGGTTTGGCGCAGAACCTGGAAGAAAGTAATGTTGGTATCGTTATTTTAGGCCCATATACAGATATTAAAGAAGGCGATGAAGTTCGTCGTACAGGCCGTATCATGCAAGTACCAGTCGGAGAGGATTTACTTGGACGCGTGGTTAACCCGCTTGGACAAGCAATTGACGGGAAAGGTCCGGTTGCAACAACGGGTACACGTCCAATAGAAGGTGCAGCACCAAGCGTTATGGACCGTCAAGAGGTTAGTGAACCCTTACAAACTGGTATAAAAGCAATTGACGCCCTTGTACCAATTGGCCGTGGTCAGCGTGAGCTTATCATTGGAGACCGTCAGACAGGAAAAACAACTTTAGCCGTTGACACCATCATAAACCAGAAAGATGAGGATATGTATTGTGTCTATGTAGCCATTGGTCAAAAGGAATCAACGGTTAGAAGCACGGTGGAAACCTTCCGTCGCTACGGCGTATTGGATAAGACAATTATTGTCTCAGCAGGGGCCTCAGATCCGGCACCATTATTATACCTGTCACCATATGCAGGTACAGCAATGGCTGAAGAGTTCATGTATAACGGCAAACATGCTGTCGTCGTATTTGATGATTTATCGAAGCAGGCAGCGGCGTACCGTGAACTTTCCTTGCTCTTGCGTCGTCCTCCAGGCCGTGAAGCATTCCCTGGGGATGTGTTCTATATTCACTCCCGTTTGCTGGAACGTGCTGCGAAATTAAATGATACATTAGGTGGCGGTTCATTAACTGCACTGCCATTCGTTGAGACACAAGCAGGTGATATTTCTGCCTATATCCCAACAAACGTTATCTCGATAACCGATGGACAGATCTTCCTGCAGTCAGACTTATTCTTCTCAGGGGTTCGTCCAGCGATTAATCCAGGACTTTCTGTATCGCGTGTTGGTGGCTCTGCACAAATTAAGGCAATGAAAAAAGTTGCCGGTACACTAAGGCTTGACCTGGCATCCTTCCGCGAGCTTGAATCCTTCTCGCAATTCGGTTCAGACTTGGATAAATCAACCCTTGCAAAACTGGGTCGTGGTCAACGTACAGTTGAAATCCTAAAACAAGGGCTGCATAAACCGTTAGTTGTTGAAAAACAGGTCATGATTATCTATGCACTAACAAAAGGACATATTGATGATATACCAGTTGAAGACATTACTCGTTTTGAATCTGAATTCCATACATGGTTGGACAGCAATCGTCAAGAGTTACTAGCATCCATCCGTGAGACCGGGCAATTACCGGAAGCAAGCGATATGGACGGAGCAGTAGAAACATTTAAGAAAACTTTTCTACCAAGTAATAATGAATCATAG
- a CDS encoding F0F1 ATP synthase subunit delta, translating to MSEVVASRYADALFQLGEDKANLEKLVEDFQIVHEVFLGHEQLNTFLKHPRINNEKKKQLLVEAFQGLSTDALNTIKLLVDRRRTEIIPSIIDHFIQLVNDAKEIAEATVYSVRELSDEERSQLEATFAKRLNKKGIKLNNVVDPSIIGGIKIRIGNTIFDGSVNGKLKRIERNIGIAN from the coding sequence ATGAGTGAAGTAGTAGCCAGCCGTTACGCAGATGCTCTTTTTCAACTCGGCGAAGATAAAGCTAATTTAGAAAAACTAGTTGAAGATTTTCAGATTGTTCATGAAGTTTTTCTGGGACATGAACAACTTAATACATTCCTAAAGCATCCTCGTATTAATAATGAGAAAAAGAAACAGCTGTTAGTCGAAGCGTTTCAAGGTTTGTCTACAGACGCCTTAAATACAATAAAGTTACTTGTAGACCGGAGGCGTACGGAGATCATCCCATCCATTATTGATCATTTTATCCAATTGGTGAACGATGCAAAGGAAATTGCAGAAGCAACCGTATATTCTGTTCGCGAATTATCAGATGAAGAACGATCTCAGCTTGAGGCTACCTTCGCTAAACGCTTGAACAAAAAAGGGATTAAGCTGAATAATGTTGTAGATCCTTCGATTATCGGTGGAATTAAGATCCGTATCGGGAACACGATTTTCGATGGCTCCGTTAATGGAAAACTTAAACGCATCGAACGGAATATAGGAATTGCAAACTAA
- the atpF gene encoding F0F1 ATP synthase subunit B gives MDFMVIGAIGGLRIGDILYQLFFFLLLLFLVKKFAWGPLMNVMQKREEYVAGEIESAEKSREEAEVAAKEAQAQLNQTKQEAQTMIENAKNAGEKQEKDIIESARQEADRIKQAAQDDIQNEKEQALQALQDKVASLSVLIATKVIEKEISAQDQEELINEYIKEIGEER, from the coding sequence ATGGACTTTATGGTCATTGGCGCAATAGGCGGCTTGCGGATAGGAGATATTCTTTATCAGTTATTCTTCTTCCTGTTATTGCTTTTCCTGGTTAAAAAATTCGCCTGGGGTCCGTTAATGAACGTCATGCAAAAGCGTGAGGAATACGTCGCTGGTGAAATTGAATCTGCTGAAAAAAGCCGTGAGGAAGCTGAGGTAGCGGCAAAAGAAGCACAAGCACAATTAAATCAAACAAAACAAGAAGCACAAACAATGATAGAAAACGCAAAAAATGCAGGTGAGAAACAAGAGAAGGATATTATTGAATCAGCTCGCCAAGAGGCAGATCGTATTAAACAAGCAGCTCAAGATGATATCCAAAATGAAAAAGAACAAGCATTGCAAGCACTGCAGGATAAGGTTGCATCATTATCCGTACTTATAGCAACAAAGGTTATTGAAAAAGAAATCAGTGCACAGGATCAAGAGGAATTGATTAATGAATACATTAAAGAGATAGGAGAAGAGCGATGA
- the atpE gene encoding F0F1 ATP synthase subunit C yields MEALAAAIAIGLAALGASFGNGMIVSKALEGMARQPELRGALQQTMLIGVALVEAIPIIAAVIAFMVM; encoded by the coding sequence ATGGAAGCTTTAGCAGCAGCAATCGCAATTGGACTAGCAGCATTAGGTGCGAGTTTTGGTAACGGAATGATCGTTAGTAAAGCATTAGAGGGTATGGCACGTCAACCGGAATTACGCGGTGCGCTCCAACAAACAATGCTTATCGGGGTAGCACTTGTTGAGGCGATTCCAATTATCGCAGCGGTTATCGCATTTATGGTTATGTAA
- the atpB gene encoding F0F1 ATP synthase subunit A has translation MEHGSPIVEDVFGISWLDFNLSNVMMITVVSTIVFLLSVWGCRKLQMKPTGVQNFMEWLLDFVKGIINDSMDWKKGKEFLPLGLTLITYITFSNLMGVAALGFVDHDLWWKSPTADATLTLTLAATVIVLTHYYGVKTRGTKAYLKDYISPVPIMLPFKIVEEFTNTLTLGLRLFGNIYAGEVLLMLLVGLGTSGALGFFVAPLPLMAWQGFSLFIGGIQAFIFTMLTMVYMSHKVSDDH, from the coding sequence TTGGAACATGGATCCCCGATAGTTGAAGATGTATTTGGCATTTCCTGGCTTGATTTCAATTTGTCTAATGTCATGATGATTACTGTAGTGTCAACGATTGTGTTTTTGTTGTCTGTATGGGGATGCAGAAAGCTGCAAATGAAACCAACCGGTGTTCAGAATTTTATGGAATGGCTTCTCGATTTCGTCAAAGGTATTATTAACGACTCCATGGATTGGAAAAAAGGGAAGGAATTCCTGCCACTGGGGCTTACTTTAATCACCTATATAACTTTCAGTAACCTTATGGGTGTGGCAGCACTCGGATTCGTTGACCATGATCTATGGTGGAAATCACCAACTGCTGATGCAACCTTAACATTAACATTAGCTGCAACGGTGATCGTATTGACACATTATTATGGTGTAAAAACAAGAGGAACGAAGGCATATTTAAAAGATTATATCAGTCCTGTGCCAATTATGTTGCCATTCAAAATTGTTGAGGAATTCACAAACACGTTAACGTTAGGCTTACGTCTATTCGGGAATATCTATGCAGGCGAAGTCTTACTGATGCTTCTCGTAGGACTAGGAACCTCAGGTGCACTTGGTTTCTTTGTCGCACCACTCCCATTGATGGCATGGCAAGGATTTAGTTTATTTATTGGTGGTATCCAGGCATTTATTTTTACGATGTTAACAATGGTATATATGTCTCATAAAGTGAGCGATGACCATTAA
- a CDS encoding ATP synthase subunit I — MENYDAMVTRQRKWMLYLLAILVLGVGFAPYPQIFQGLLLGAAASLYNLWLMQRKIKQVSEAVVDGKTKYGIGTLSRLTMAILVTVVALRFDEHFHIIAAVVGLVSSYIVLMADFFIQTFIRDKKA; from the coding sequence ATGGAGAATTATGATGCAATGGTAACACGTCAACGAAAGTGGATGCTCTATCTTCTCGCAATATTGGTACTTGGAGTTGGTTTCGCACCATATCCGCAAATCTTTCAAGGCCTTTTATTAGGGGCTGCGGCAAGCTTATATAATCTTTGGTTGATGCAGCGCAAGATAAAGCAGGTTTCAGAGGCTGTGGTAGATGGCAAAACAAAGTATGGCATCGGAACACTTTCCAGACTCACCATGGCGATATTGGTCACCGTGGTCGCGCTCCGCTTTGATGAACACTTTCATATTATTGCTGCAGTTGTTGGATTGGTATCTTCTTATATCGTGCTGATGGCAGATTTCTTCATTCAAACGTTTATACGCGATAAGAAGGCTTAA
- a CDS encoding S8 family serine peptidase: MQSIIVEVEGDAHDHKAYLEDYHPFVDVVATFDKLFNGLALQGEPEKLEEMESLKFIKGIHAVQTYETNTNTVKSLSDEQSDAVIPSDLNNTDYTGKGVKVGVIDTGIDYTHADLAGNFQGGYDLVDLDDDPMETMPEQGIPTLHGTHVAGIIAANGELQGVAPDAQVYAYRALGPGGAGTSIQVIAAMEQAVEDGMDVMNLSLGNAVNGPDYPTSVAVNRAAELGVSVVLANGNAGPDNWTVGSPATASKALSVGASSPPQRIPYLYEPSAEKQVPLVTMVGSPTWDLEKDYPVVSESEQAGGKIALLKRDDIPLYEKAKEAEDNGAIAVLIANNTDGMFQGMVENDQEPLTIPVAAISKKDGEWLSQQAQADSLYLETAYQEAKSSIADFSSRGPVTVNWDIKPDLLAPGTNILSTVPDGYQLLQGTSMAAPHVAGAVALVKEAKPNWSNEQIFGALKTTANRMETDGDGAPIEPIMQGMGEIRPKQAIETDTIISDPLLAFGKVNSYKETETIEIEVENTTNQEQTYSFDIPKKEKGLTWNLPQTFTLDAKENKTIPIEVSINTTQLNEGVHQGWLTLSENGEYYYLPYLFVNQTADNPKAMGFEFALKPFSEDTFLYRLYVTEPTKCVTVDLYDPDTLVRERTLVEMEDVEIGMNEGELDKSDIGNPGNYLALITVQLEDGKYESYQTPVYIEG, translated from the coding sequence ATGCAATCGATCATCGTCGAAGTGGAAGGAGACGCTCACGACCATAAGGCATACCTTGAGGATTATCACCCATTTGTTGACGTGGTGGCTACGTTTGATAAATTATTCAATGGCCTTGCATTACAGGGAGAGCCTGAGAAGTTAGAGGAAATGGAATCACTGAAATTCATCAAGGGTATTCATGCTGTCCAAACGTATGAAACGAATACAAATACAGTTAAAAGCTTAAGCGACGAGCAATCGGATGCAGTGATCCCATCTGATCTAAATAATACTGACTATACAGGCAAAGGTGTTAAGGTTGGTGTGATTGATACTGGAATTGATTATACCCACGCAGATTTAGCGGGAAACTTTCAAGGTGGATATGATCTGGTAGACCTGGATGATGATCCGATGGAAACGATGCCAGAACAGGGTATACCAACACTCCATGGTACACATGTGGCTGGGATAATTGCTGCTAATGGGGAGTTGCAGGGAGTCGCACCGGATGCGCAAGTTTATGCATATCGTGCACTCGGTCCTGGTGGTGCTGGCACCTCCATTCAGGTTATTGCGGCGATGGAGCAGGCAGTTGAGGACGGCATGGATGTGATGAATCTGTCACTAGGCAATGCGGTTAACGGGCCGGATTACCCGACAAGCGTGGCAGTCAATCGTGCTGCAGAACTTGGTGTGTCTGTCGTACTTGCCAATGGGAATGCCGGGCCGGATAATTGGACGGTCGGTTCACCGGCAACTGCATCAAAGGCGCTTTCCGTAGGTGCATCCAGTCCACCGCAGCGAATACCTTATTTATATGAACCATCAGCTGAAAAACAGGTTCCGCTGGTAACCATGGTAGGATCTCCCACTTGGGATTTAGAGAAGGACTACCCGGTTGTAAGCGAGTCCGAGCAAGCAGGAGGAAAAATAGCGCTATTAAAGCGTGATGACATCCCGCTTTATGAGAAAGCAAAGGAAGCGGAAGATAATGGAGCGATTGCTGTCTTGATCGCCAACAATACTGATGGCATGTTTCAAGGAATGGTTGAAAACGATCAGGAGCCTCTCACAATTCCGGTAGCGGCTATTTCAAAAAAAGATGGCGAGTGGTTATCTCAGCAAGCTCAAGCGGATTCGTTGTATCTGGAAACAGCCTATCAAGAAGCAAAAAGCTCGATTGCTGATTTTAGCTCACGTGGCCCTGTGACGGTGAATTGGGATATTAAGCCAGACCTCCTTGCTCCAGGGACAAACATTTTAAGTACTGTTCCTGACGGCTACCAGCTATTGCAGGGCACCAGTATGGCGGCACCACATGTCGCAGGTGCTGTTGCACTCGTAAAAGAGGCAAAACCGAACTGGAGCAATGAGCAGATTTTCGGTGCATTAAAGACAACCGCGAACCGGATGGAGACTGACGGGGATGGGGCACCTATTGAACCAATCATGCAGGGAATGGGGGAAATCAGGCCAAAACAAGCGATCGAAACAGATACGATCATCAGTGATCCATTGCTGGCGTTTGGAAAGGTGAATTCCTATAAAGAAACAGAAACCATCGAGATAGAAGTTGAGAACACAACGAATCAGGAGCAAACCTATTCCTTTGATATTCCGAAAAAGGAAAAGGGCTTAACCTGGAATCTGCCGCAAACCTTTACATTGGATGCAAAGGAAAACAAAACAATACCAATTGAAGTAAGTATTAACACAACACAACTCAATGAAGGTGTCCATCAAGGATGGCTTACATTAAGCGAGAACGGTGAGTACTATTATTTACCTTATTTATTCGTCAATCAAACAGCTGATAATCCGAAAGCAATGGGCTTTGAATTCGCTCTAAAACCCTTTTCCGAAGATACATTTCTATACCGTTTGTATGTAACCGAGCCAACGAAATGTGTAACCGTGGATTTATACGATCCGGATACATTAGTACGTGAAAGGACATTAGTAGAAATGGAAGATGTCGAAATTGGGATGAATGAAGGGGAACTGGATAAATCGGACATCGGGAATCCCGGCAATTATCTCGCGCTGATAACCGTTCAGTTGGAAGACGGGAAGTATGAGAGTTATCAAACACCTGTATATATAGAGGGCTAG
- a CDS encoding TetR/AcrR family transcriptional regulator: protein MSKTRDKIIQAALLSFAARGYDGTTLAYIAATVGIQKPSLYNHFSGKDELYWTVANKVMEESTEVMMNSANVHQDKAVEDRIYFILTDSTNFIRQKHKGVMYKRFMLFPPESLREDLRNLGQSGDGKIDQILMDLYEQGRSEGVFHEDSFSVFRAGFYILMDGLFTESFYYHEEDFQERFEGAWIVFWRGVSK, encoded by the coding sequence ATGTCAAAAACTCGTGACAAAATCATCCAAGCAGCACTTTTGTCATTTGCAGCGCGTGGCTATGATGGAACAACACTTGCATATATAGCAGCAACTGTTGGTATTCAGAAGCCATCACTCTATAATCACTTTTCCGGTAAAGACGAATTATATTGGACAGTAGCTAACAAGGTTATGGAAGAGTCAACAGAAGTAATGATGAACAGTGCGAACGTGCATCAGGACAAGGCAGTCGAAGATCGAATATATTTTATTTTAACTGATAGCACGAATTTTATTCGTCAAAAACATAAGGGAGTGATGTATAAACGATTTATGTTATTTCCACCCGAATCACTTAGGGAAGATTTACGGAATCTTGGACAATCAGGTGATGGGAAAATTGACCAAATATTGATGGATTTATATGAACAGGGAAGAAGTGAAGGGGTATTTCATGAAGATTCATTTTCTGTATTTCGAGCAGGTTTCTATATTTTGATGGATGGTTTATTTACGGAAAGCTTTTATTATCATGAGGAAGATTTTCAGGAGCGTTTTGAAGGGGCATGGATCGTGTTTTGGCGTGGAGTGTCTAAGTAG
- a CDS encoding DMT family transporter encodes MKWLLVVIAAAFEVGWATGLKYANNTLTWTLTGIAVIISFWLLLKAATSLPTSTAYAVFAGLGTVGTVIVDIFFFNAAINMWMIIFIVLLLVGVIGLKTVTGETTERREHS; translated from the coding sequence ATGAAGTGGCTACTAGTTGTTATTGCCGCCGCTTTTGAAGTAGGTTGGGCAACAGGACTTAAATATGCGAATAATACACTAACATGGACCTTAACAGGAATCGCTGTTATTATCAGTTTTTGGCTGCTTCTTAAAGCTGCGACCTCACTACCTACAAGTACGGCTTATGCTGTTTTTGCAGGACTCGGGACCGTTGGCACAGTGATTGTGGATATCTTCTTTTTCAATGCTGCTATTAACATGTGGATGATCATATTTATTGTACTTCTACTTGTAGGAGTTATCGGATTGAAGACTGTAACGGGTGAAACAACAGAAAGGAGAGAGCACTCATGA
- a CDS encoding DMT family transporter, with the protein MNWFILIIAGLFEVVGVTGMQKIAKGEKGSGFPILIVGFLISFTLLSIAMETIPLGIAYGVWTGMGTVGSAIVGMIFYNESTDRLRLMFMGMVIVAVVGLRLVSA; encoded by the coding sequence ATGAATTGGTTCATACTGATTATTGCAGGTCTCTTTGAAGTTGTTGGTGTTACTGGCATGCAAAAGATTGCAAAAGGTGAAAAGGGTAGTGGTTTTCCTATTCTTATTGTAGGGTTCCTTATTAGTTTTACATTACTGTCCATTGCTATGGAAACTATTCCACTTGGTATTGCATATGGTGTCTGGACAGGAATGGGAACCGTTGGTAGCGCGATTGTAGGTATGATTTTCTATAATGAATCAACCGATCGCCTGCGTCTGATGTTCATGGGTATGGTGATAGTGGCTGTTGTAGGACTCAGACTTGTTTCAGCTTAA
- the upp gene encoding uracil phosphoribosyltransferase encodes MGKVFVLDHPLIQHKLTYIRDKNTGTKEFRELVDEVAMLMAFEITRNLPLQETTTETPVMEATTKVLAGKKIGLIPILRAGLGMVDGMLNLLPAAKVGHVGLYRDPETLTPHEYYIKLPSDIAERELIVIDPMLATGGSANDAIHSLKKRGAENIRLMCLVAAPEGVEVIKEDHPDVDIYLGAMDEKIDEKGYIVPGLGDAGDRLFGTK; translated from the coding sequence ATGGGAAAAGTTTTCGTTCTGGATCATCCGTTGATTCAACATAAATTAACGTACATAAGAGATAAAAACACGGGAACAAAAGAATTCCGTGAGCTTGTTGATGAAGTTGCCATGTTAATGGCATTTGAAATTACCAGAAACCTCCCGCTGCAGGAAACAACAACAGAGACACCAGTGATGGAAGCAACAACAAAAGTGTTGGCGGGTAAAAAAATCGGGCTTATCCCAATTTTACGTGCAGGGCTTGGTATGGTTGATGGTATGTTAAACCTTCTTCCAGCAGCAAAAGTAGGGCATGTGGGACTCTATCGTGATCCGGAAACGTTAACGCCTCATGAATACTATATAAAATTACCATCCGATATCGCTGAGCGGGAATTGATTGTTATTGACCCAATGCTTGCTACAGGAGGATCCGCAAATGACGCGATCCATTCCCTGAAAAAGCGCGGTGCAGAAAATATTCGCCTCATGTGCTTAGTTGCAGCACCTGAAGGAGTTGAAGTGATTAAAGAAGATCATCCGGATGTTGATATTTACTTAGGCGCTATGGACGAAAAAATAGATGAAAAAGGTTATATTGTCCCGGGACTTGGCGACGCTGGTGACCGCTTGTTTGGTACAAAATAG
- the glyA gene encoding serine hydroxymethyltransferase → MEHVKQTDPEIFKAIEAERTRQQEKIELIASENFVSEAVMEAMGSVLTNKYAEGYPGKRYYGGCEHVDVVENIARDRARELFGADHANVQPHSGAQANMAVYAAALEYGDTVLGMNLNHGGHLTHGSPVNFSGKLYNFEDYGVDKETEQLDYDAVLEKAKEVKPKLIVAGATAYPREIDFAKFRKIADEVGAYLMVDMAHIAGLVATGLHQNPVPQADFVTTTTHKTLRGPRGGVILCKEEHAKKVDKSVFPGIQGGPLMHVIAAKATAFKEALSDDFKAYAKQIIENAHVLSEALDNEGVRVVSGGTDNHLILVDVTPLELTGKVAENVLDDIGITANKNTIPFDTESPFVTSGVRIGTAAVTSRGFGEAEMKEIAGIISLTLKNHEDEGKLKEAAERVKALTDRFPLYA, encoded by the coding sequence ATGGAACATGTAAAGCAAACAGATCCGGAAATTTTCAAGGCAATCGAAGCAGAAAGAACACGCCAGCAAGAGAAAATTGAGCTAATCGCATCCGAAAATTTTGTATCAGAAGCGGTAATGGAAGCAATGGGTTCTGTCTTAACAAATAAATATGCAGAAGGATATCCTGGAAAAAGATATTACGGCGGGTGTGAACATGTGGATGTTGTTGAGAATATAGCACGTGATCGCGCGAGGGAACTTTTCGGTGCGGACCATGCTAACGTACAACCCCATTCCGGTGCTCAGGCGAATATGGCAGTCTATGCTGCCGCATTGGAATATGGTGATACAGTTCTAGGGATGAACCTGAATCATGGTGGACACTTGACACATGGAAGCCCTGTGAATTTTAGTGGAAAACTTTATAATTTTGAGGATTATGGTGTTGATAAAGAAACCGAGCAGCTGGACTATGATGCCGTTTTGGAAAAAGCAAAAGAAGTGAAGCCAAAATTAATTGTCGCAGGGGCAACCGCATACCCTCGTGAAATTGATTTCGCGAAATTCCGTAAAATCGCCGATGAAGTTGGAGCCTATCTGATGGTTGATATGGCACATATTGCCGGGCTCGTAGCAACAGGCTTGCATCAAAATCCGGTACCACAAGCTGATTTCGTTACGACAACCACACATAAAACATTGCGCGGTCCCCGTGGTGGTGTGATTTTATGTAAAGAAGAACACGCAAAGAAAGTTGATAAATCCGTATTTCCGGGGATCCAAGGCGGCCCATTGATGCATGTTATCGCTGCCAAAGCAACAGCCTTCAAGGAAGCTTTATCAGATGACTTCAAAGCATATGCGAAGCAAATCATCGAAAATGCACATGTACTTAGTGAGGCATTGGACAATGAAGGTGTACGAGTCGTCTCAGGTGGAACGGACAATCATTTAATCCTAGTTGATGTAACGCCACTGGAACTCACAGGCAAAGTGGCTGAGAACGTATTGGATGATATTGGTATTACTGCCAATAAAAATACAATCCCGTTTGATACAGAAAGTCCATTTGTAACAAGCGGTGTCCGGATAGGAACAGCAGCTGTCACGTCACGAGGGTTTGGCGAAGCGGAAATGAAGGAAATCGCGGGCATTATTTCGTTAACACTGAAAAATCATGAAGATGAAGGGAAATTAAAAGAAGCAGCAGAGCGTGTGAAGGCATTGACAGATAGATTTCCGTTGTATGCATAA
- a CDS encoding TIGR01440 family protein, which produces MVDANRNARQDIERVVDEWVSGDYLKVGDLFVIGCSTSEVIGKNIGTSGSEEVASILFDAMKKLQQQTGVNLVFQACEHINRALVMEKEISQKYQLEEVSVIPVPKAGGSMASYAYKNMENPVVVETVKADAGIDIGETMIGMQLKHVAVPLRFNQRFIGNARVASARTRPKLIGGVRANYENSNS; this is translated from the coding sequence ATGGTAGATGCTAACCGGAATGCACGTCAGGATATAGAGAGGGTCGTGGACGAATGGGTCAGCGGTGACTATTTAAAGGTGGGCGACCTTTTTGTTATTGGTTGTTCTACAAGCGAGGTTATCGGCAAAAACATTGGAACGTCAGGTAGTGAAGAAGTTGCTTCTATACTATTTGACGCTATGAAAAAGTTGCAGCAACAAACAGGTGTGAACCTCGTCTTCCAAGCTTGCGAACACATAAACCGGGCTTTAGTGATGGAAAAAGAAATCAGCCAGAAATACCAGCTTGAAGAAGTTTCCGTCATTCCAGTACCAAAGGCAGGAGGATCAATGGCTTCTTATGCCTACAAGAATATGGAAAACCCGGTTGTTGTGGAAACTGTAAAAGCAGATGCAGGTATTGATATTGGGGAAACTATGATTGGGATGCAACTCAAACATGTTGCCGTTCCATTGCGTTTCAACCAGCGATTTATTGGCAATGCCCGCGTCGCGTCAGCCCGTACACGTCCAAAACTAATCGGGGGCGTTCGTGCAAACTATGAAAATAGTAATTCATGA
- a CDS encoding low molecular weight protein arginine phosphatase — MKILFVCTGNTCRSPMAEALVRDKMPEAEVQSAGIFAGENQRANQNAIQALQEKDIKMNHFSQPVTNKLLHWADIILTMTTQHKQSLIMEYPNFQDKYFTLKEYVSEADKKIWNELKQAYSDYEEKRSIFIQKNQHKLDNTLLDQKLEEHLSDDLARIKRLEASLINYDISDPFGGDLRIYQETLREMDKYTDLLKKKLEQ; from the coding sequence ATGAAGATTTTGTTTGTCTGTACAGGGAATACGTGCCGGAGTCCGATGGCTGAGGCTCTTGTAAGGGATAAAATGCCTGAAGCAGAGGTGCAGTCTGCGGGTATTTTTGCCGGGGAAAATCAGCGTGCCAATCAAAATGCAATACAAGCATTGCAGGAAAAAGATATCAAAATGAATCACTTTTCCCAACCTGTAACCAACAAGCTGTTGCATTGGGCAGATATTATTTTAACAATGACCACTCAGCATAAGCAATCACTTATCATGGAATATCCGAATTTTCAGGATAAGTATTTTACCTTAAAGGAATACGTTTCCGAAGCTGATAAAAAGATATGGAATGAATTAAAGCAAGCCTATTCTGATTATGAGGAAAAGCGATCCATATTTATCCAAAAGAATCAGCACAAGCTTGATAATACACTGCTGGATCAGAAATTAGAAGAACATCTAAGTGATGATTTAGCCCGTATTAAGCGATTGGAAGCGAGCCTTATTAATTATGATATTTCCGATCCGTTCGGTGGCGATTTAAGAATTTATCAGGAAACCCTGAGAGAGATGGACAAATATACGGACTTATTAAAGAAAAAATTGGAGCAGTGA